Proteins from one Anopheles nili chromosome 2, idAnoNiliSN_F5_01, whole genome shotgun sequence genomic window:
- the LOC128720716 gene encoding V-type proton ATPase 116 kDa subunit a 1-like encodes MGAMFRSEEMSMVQLLIQPEAAYQSVAELGELGIAQFRDLNGDINMFQRKYTSEIRRCEEMERKIGYIRREILKDSVTIPEMPEVIPRTPNSREIIDLEAQLEKTENEIVELSENNHALLQNFMELTELKNVLEKTQVFFSDKSNVQNLEATGGEAANDGKPLGFVAGVISRERVIGFERMLWRVSRGNIFLRQATLEEALVDPKTGDAVHKIVFVAFFQGEQLKSRVKKVCAGYHAALYPCPNEYNEREEMLRGVRTRIEDLRMVLGQTQDQRQRVLLNVAKEVPTWEIIAKKVKAIYHTLNMFSVDVSKKCLFGEAWVPTAGLQDVKNALVNGSAAVGSAVPSFLNIIATNEEPPTYNRTNKFTSGFQNLIESYGIASYREANPALYTIITFPFLFAIMFGDLGHGMILFILGMWMVLWEKSLAKNKEEIWQLFFGGRYIILLMGIFSMYTGFVYNDIFSKGMNIFGSSWSINYNTSTIMTNEDLQLNPTTDYSETVYWYGLDPLWMLSTNKIIFLNSFKMKLSIIFGVVHMIFGVCMSLVNHKQFHRLENILLEFIPQIMFLVLLFAYMCFMMFFKWIMYTAVTDEDHLKPGCAPSVLIMFINMMLFKSQEPLPTCREFMFEGQKTLQIIFIVLGLICIPWLLLAKPFYIMVQRKKKGTGHVAEPAHQSSSNHHDDEPMSEIFIHQAIHTIEYILSTISHTASYLRLWALSLAHAQLSEVLWNMVFQIGLQNDSYIGAILIWVLFWPWSVLTIGILVGMEGLSAFLHTLRLHWVEFMSKFYEGLGYAFKPFSFKALLEEEEAE; translated from the exons ATGGGTGCGATGTTCCGAAGTGAGGAGATGAGCATGGTGCAGCTGCTCATCCAACCGGAAGCCGCCTACCAATCAGTAGCCGAGCTGGGCGAGCTAGGAATAGCGCAGTTCCGTGAT CTGAACGGGGACATCAACATGTTCCAGCGGAAGTACACCAGCGAGATCCGGCGCTGCGAGGAAATGGAGCGCAAGATCGGCTACATCCGGCGCGAGATCCTGAAAGATTCCGTGACAATCCCGGAGATGCCGGAAGTTATTCCACGCACGCCGAACTCGCGCGAAATCATCGACCTCGAGGCGCAACTCGAGAAGACCGAAAATGAGATCGTTGAGCTGTCGGAGAACAACCATGCGCTGTTGCAGAACTTCATGGAGCTGACCGAGCTGAAGAACGTGCTAGAAAAGACGCAA GTGTTCTTCTCGGACAAATCAAACGTGCAGAACCTGGAGGCAACCGGTGGTGAGGCGGCCAACGATGGCAAACCGCTAGGATTCGTAGCAGGAGTGATTTCGCGCGAACGCGTAATCGGTTTCGAGCGAATGCTGTGGCGCGTGTCACGTGGTAATATTTTCCTACGTCAAGCAACGCTGGAGGAAGCACTGGTTGATCCGAAAACG GGCGATGCGGTTCACAAGATTGTGTTCGTGGCATTCTTCCAAGGCGAACAGCTCAAGTCCCGTGTAAAGAAGGTGTGCGCTGG CTACCACGCCGCTCTGTACCCATGCCCGAACGAGTACAACGAACGCGAGGAGATGCTCCGTGGCGTGAGGACGCGCATCGAAGACCTGAGGATGGTACTCGGTCAAACGCAGGATCAGCGGCAACGCGTACTGCTGAACGTTGCCAAGGAGGTTCCAACGTGGGAGATCATCGCGAAAAAAGTGAAAGCCATTTACCACACGCTGAACATGTTCAGCGTGGACGTATCGAAGAAGTGCCTGTTCGGGGAAGCCTGGGTACCGACGGCCGGTCTCCAGGACGTAAAGAACGCCCTCGTAAACGGATCGGCAGCCGTTGGCAGCGCCGTGCCATCGTTCCTAAACATTATTGCAACCAACGAGGAACCACCGACGTACAACCGCACCAACAAGTTCACAAGCGGCTTCCAGAACCTGATTGAGTCCTATGGTATTGCTTCGTACCGTGAGGCGAACCCGGCCCTGTACACGATCATCACGTTCCCGTTCCTGTTCGCTATCATGTTCGGCGATCTGGGCCACGGCATGATTCTGTTCATCCTTGGCATGTGGATGGTGCTGTGGGAAAAATCGCTGGCCAAGAACAAGGAAGAAATCTGGCAGCTATTCTTCGGCGGTCGCTACATCATCCTGCTGATGGGCATCTTCTCGATGTATACCGGCTTCGTGTACAACGATATCTTCTCGAAGGGAATGAACATCTTCGGGTCGTCCTGGAGCATCAACTACAACACCTCCACGATCATGACGAACGAGGATTTGCAGCTGAACCCCACGACGGACTATTCTGAGACGGTGTACTGGTACGGATTGGATCCGCTCTGGATGTTGTCCACGAACAAGATCATCTTCCTGAATTCGTTCAAGATGAAGCTGTCGATCATCTTCGGCGTAGTGCACATGATCTTCGGCGTGTGCATGAGCTTGGTCAATCACAAACAGTTCCACCGGCTAGAAAATATCTTGCTGGAATTCATCCCACAAATTATGTTCCTTGTGTTGCTGTTCGCTTACATGTGCTTCATGATGTTCTTCAAATGGATCATGTACACCGCCGTCACCGATGAGGATCACCTGAAGCCGGGTTGCGCACCGTCCGTGTTGATCATGTTCATCAACATGATGCTGTTCAAGAGCCAGGAGCCGCTTCCGACTTGCAGAGAGTTCATGTTCGAGGGCCAAAAAACGCTCCAGATCATCTTTATCGTGCTGGGCCTGATCTGTATCCCGTGGTTGCTGCTGGCCAAGCCATTTTACATCATGGTTCAACgcaagaaaaagggcaccggaCATGTAGCGGAACCGGCTCATCAATCGTCGTCGAATCACCATGACGATGAGCCGATGAGTGAAATTTTCATCCATCAAGCAATCCACACGATCGAGTACATTTTGAGTACCATTTCTCACACTGCATCGTACCTTCGTTTGTGGGCACTTTCGCTAGCACACGCCC AACTTTCGGAGGTGCTCTGGAACATGGTGTTCCAGATAGGATTGCAGAATGACTCCTACATCGGGGCCATACTAATTTGGGTTCTCTTCTGGCCATGGTCCGTTTTGACTATCGGTATCCTGGTCGGTATGGAGGGTCTGTCCGCTTTCTTACACACCCTCCGTTTGCACTG GGTCGAGTTTATGAGCAAGTTTTACGAAGGTCTAGGATACGCCTTCAAGCCGTTCTCCTTCAAAGCGCTACTGGAAGAGGAAGAAGCTGAGTAA